From Paracoccus aminovorans, one genomic window encodes:
- the acnA gene encoding aconitate hydratase AcnA, with product MPIETGTDTAKTRRQLQVGGSSIAYYSIDAATEAGLGDFSRLPASLKVVLENLLRFEDGGRTVSVDDIRAFAEWADLGGKNPREIAYRPARVLMQDFTGVPAVVDLAAMRDGIKALGGDPQRINPLNPVDLVIDHSVMVDEFGTPRAFQLNVDLEYERNMERYTFLKWGQNAFNNFRVVPPGTGICHQVNLEYLAQTVWTDKDQNGVEVAYPDTLVGTDSHTTMVNGLAVLGWGVGGIEAEAAMLGQPISMLIPEVVGFKITGALTEGVTATDLVLKVVQMLRKHGVVGKFVEFYGDGLDHMPLADRATIANMAPEYGATCGFFPIDDETLRYLRQTGRDESRIALVEAYARTNGFWRTKDYAPVYSSTLELDQSTVVPAISGPKRPQDHVALTDSAKAFSDYILGIRPAPSVSAEQKEKMTREGGAPDPKPSEIPGSHHGHLNTGTVEGQDYTLRDGSVVIAAITSCTNTSNPYVLMAAGLVARKARALGLNRKPWVKTSLAPGSQVVEEYLRAANLQDDLDALGFNLVGFGCTTCIGNSGPLAPEISKSVNENDLVAVSVLSGNRNFEGRISPDVRANYLASPPLVVAYAIAGDMNIDLTTEPLAHTAEGKPVFLKDIWPSSKEVAELVDTIVTREMFQAKYADVFKGDERWQGVEVTDSETYDWPPTSTYIQNPPYFQGMGKEKGAIHNIDGARVLALLGDMITTDHISPAGSFKPTTPAGKYLTERQVAPKDFNSYGSRRGNHEVMMRGTFANIRIKNEMLDGVEGGYSKGPDGQQTSIYDAAMAYKDAGIPLVVIGGIEYGAGSSRDWAAKGTNLLGVKAVIAESFERIHRSNLVGMGVIPFEFTGGDNRKTLGLTGDEVISIDGLEGDFKPLSLVPATIRYADGTVKVIQLKARVDTEVEIEYLENGGVLHYVLRNLAKA from the coding sequence ATGCCCATCGAAACAGGAACAGACACCGCGAAGACGCGCCGCCAGCTTCAGGTCGGCGGCTCGTCCATCGCCTATTACTCGATCGACGCCGCGACCGAGGCCGGCCTGGGCGATTTCTCCCGGCTTCCGGCCTCTCTGAAGGTGGTGCTGGAAAACCTGCTGCGCTTCGAGGACGGCGGCCGCACGGTCAGCGTTGACGACATCCGCGCCTTCGCCGAATGGGCGGACCTGGGCGGCAAGAACCCGCGCGAGATCGCCTATCGCCCGGCCCGCGTGCTGATGCAGGACTTCACCGGCGTTCCGGCCGTGGTCGACCTGGCCGCGATGCGCGACGGCATCAAGGCGCTGGGCGGCGATCCGCAGAGGATCAACCCGCTGAACCCGGTGGACCTGGTCATCGACCATTCGGTCATGGTGGACGAATTCGGCACCCCGCGCGCCTTCCAGTTGAACGTCGATCTGGAATACGAGCGTAACATGGAGCGCTATACCTTCCTGAAATGGGGGCAGAACGCCTTCAACAACTTCCGCGTGGTGCCGCCCGGCACCGGCATCTGCCACCAGGTGAACCTGGAATATCTGGCCCAGACCGTCTGGACCGACAAGGACCAGAACGGCGTCGAAGTGGCCTATCCCGACACGCTGGTCGGCACCGACAGCCACACCACCATGGTCAACGGCCTGGCCGTGCTGGGCTGGGGCGTCGGCGGCATCGAGGCCGAGGCCGCGATGCTGGGCCAGCCGATCTCGATGCTGATCCCCGAGGTCGTGGGCTTCAAGATCACCGGCGCGCTGACCGAGGGCGTGACCGCCACCGACCTGGTGCTGAAGGTCGTGCAGATGCTGCGCAAGCACGGCGTGGTCGGCAAGTTCGTCGAATTCTATGGCGACGGCCTGGACCACATGCCGCTGGCGGACCGCGCCACCATCGCCAACATGGCCCCCGAATACGGCGCCACCTGCGGCTTCTTCCCCATCGACGACGAGACCCTGCGCTATCTGCGCCAGACCGGCCGCGACGAAAGCCGCATCGCCCTGGTCGAGGCCTATGCCAGGACCAACGGCTTCTGGCGCACCAAAGACTATGCCCCGGTCTACTCCTCGACGCTGGAGCTGGACCAGTCGACCGTGGTCCCGGCGATCTCGGGCCCGAAACGGCCGCAGGACCATGTGGCGCTGACCGACTCGGCCAAGGCGTTCAGCGACTATATCCTGGGCATCCGCCCCGCCCCCTCGGTCTCGGCCGAGCAGAAGGAAAAGATGACGCGCGAGGGCGGCGCCCCCGATCCCAAGCCCTCCGAGATCCCGGGCAGCCACCACGGTCACCTGAACACCGGCACGGTCGAGGGCCAGGACTATACCCTGCGCGACGGTTCGGTGGTGATCGCGGCGATCACCTCCTGCACCAATACCTCGAACCCCTATGTGCTGATGGCGGCGGGCCTGGTCGCCCGCAAGGCGCGCGCGCTCGGCCTGAACCGCAAGCCCTGGGTCAAGACCTCGCTGGCGCCCGGATCGCAGGTGGTCGAGGAATATCTGCGCGCCGCGAACCTGCAGGACGACCTGGACGCGCTGGGCTTCAACCTGGTCGGCTTCGGCTGCACCACCTGCATCGGCAACTCGGGGCCGCTGGCGCCGGAAATCTCGAAATCGGTCAACGAGAACGACCTGGTCGCGGTCTCGGTCCTGTCCGGCAACCGCAACTTCGAGGGCCGCATCAGCCCCGACGTGCGGGCGAACTATCTGGCCTCGCCGCCGCTGGTCGTCGCCTATGCCATCGCCGGCGACATGAACATCGACCTGACGACCGAGCCGCTGGCCCATACGGCCGAGGGCAAGCCGGTGTTCCTGAAGGACATCTGGCCCAGCTCGAAAGAGGTCGCGGAACTGGTCGACACCATCGTCACGCGCGAGATGTTCCAGGCGAAATATGCCGACGTGTTCAAGGGCGACGAGCGCTGGCAGGGCGTCGAGGTCACCGACAGCGAGACCTACGACTGGCCGCCGACCTCGACCTATATCCAGAACCCGCCCTATTTCCAGGGCATGGGCAAGGAAAAGGGCGCGATCCACAATATCGACGGCGCGCGCGTCCTGGCGCTGCTGGGCGACATGATCACCACCGATCACATCTCGCCCGCCGGCTCGTTCAAGCCGACCACGCCGGCCGGGAAATACCTGACCGAGCGGCAGGTCGCGCCCAAGGACTTCAACAGCTACGGCTCGCGCCGCGGCAACCATGAAGTGATGATGCGCGGCACCTTTGCCAACATCCGCATCAAGAACGAGATGCTGGACGGCGTCGAGGGCGGCTATTCCAAGGGTCCCGACGGCCAGCAGACCTCGATCTACGACGCCGCCATGGCCTACAAGGACGCCGGCATCCCGCTGGTGGTGATCGGCGGGATCGAATACGGCGCCGGCTCCAGCCGCGACTGGGCCGCCAAGGGCACCAACCTTCTGGGCGTCAAGGCGGTCATCGCCGAAAGCTTCGAGCGCATCCACCGCTCGAACCTGGTCGGCATGGGCGTGATCCCCTTCGAGTTCACCGGCGGCGACAACCGCAAGACGCTGGGGCTGACCGGCGACGAGGTGATCTCGATCGACGGGCTGGAAGGCGACTTCAAGCCGCTGTCGCTGGTGCCCGCCACCATCCGCTACGCCGACGGGACCGTGAAGGTGATCCAGCTGAAGGCCCGCGTCGATACCGAGGTCGAGATCGAATATCTGGAAAACGGCGGCGTGCTGCATTACGTGCTGCGCAACCTGGCGAAAGCCTGA
- a CDS encoding Bax inhibitor-1/YccA family protein, translated as MQDYNSIRTAGTATRSAAVDEGLRAYMNKVYGLMAVAMLVTAGAAWGISGLAMNPDGTLTGLGAAIYTSPLRWVIMFAPLLVVFGFGAALNRLSVSAATTVFYVFAALMGLSISWIFMVYTSFSIIQTFLITAIAFAGLSLYGYTTKRDLSGMGTFLMMGLIGLIVASIVNIFLKSSAMQFAISAIGVLIFAGLTAFDTQNIKNTYLQLANSDRDFLGKAAIMGALQLYLDFLNLFMFLLQFMGNRD; from the coding sequence ATGCAAGACTACAATTCGATCCGCACGGCCGGGACCGCGACGCGCTCGGCTGCCGTGGATGAAGGCCTGCGGGCCTATATGAACAAGGTCTACGGCCTGATGGCCGTGGCCATGCTGGTGACCGCGGGCGCCGCCTGGGGCATCTCGGGCCTGGCCATGAACCCGGACGGCACGCTGACCGGGCTCGGCGCCGCGATCTATACCTCGCCGCTGCGCTGGGTGATCATGTTCGCGCCGCTGCTGGTGGTCTTCGGCTTCGGCGCCGCGCTGAACCGGCTGTCGGTTTCGGCCGCGACGACCGTTTTCTATGTCTTCGCCGCACTCATGGGCCTGTCGATCAGCTGGATCTTCATGGTCTACACCAGCTTCTCGATCATCCAGACCTTCCTGATCACGGCCATCGCCTTTGCCGGCCTGTCGCTTTACGGCTACACGACCAAGCGCGACCTGTCGGGCATGGGCACCTTCCTGATGATGGGCCTGATCGGGCTGATCGTCGCCTCGATCGTGAACATCTTCCTGAAATCCAGCGCCATGCAATTCGCCATCTCGGCGATCGGCGTGCTGATCTTTGCCGGCCTGACCGCCTTCGACACGCAGAACATCAAGAACACCTATCTGCAACTGGCGAATTCGGACCGCGATTTCCTGGGCAAGGCTGCGATCATGGGCGCCTTGCAGCTGTACCTGGACTTCCTGAACCTGTTCATGTTCCTGCTGCAGTTCATGGGCAACCGCGACTAA
- a CDS encoding NADPH:quinone oxidoreductase family protein: MQIKEMAGRPVPGTQALPAPGPGQVLVRIHAAALNFADLLMTTGRYQETPALPFIPGLEGAGEILAAGPGVDLTPGTRVAVQAQGTMAEANLFAAADCHPIPEGMGYDEAAGFLIAYGTSHFALTLRAGLRPGETLAVLGAAGGVGLTAVEIGAALGARVVAVARGEDKLAVARAAGAAVCIDSDTCPDLRAALRELGGVDVVYDPVGDAPGAAAFGALRAGGRFLVIGFAGGKPPALPLNHALVKNIAIHGFYWGGYRKLDPALLRQDIQALFALYAQGKLRPHVGATVTLDRLAEGYDLLESRRSTGKVIVST, translated from the coding sequence ATGCAAATCAAGGAAATGGCAGGACGGCCGGTGCCCGGGACGCAGGCTTTGCCGGCGCCGGGACCCGGGCAGGTTCTGGTCCGCATCCATGCCGCTGCGCTGAATTTCGCCGATCTGCTGATGACGACCGGCCGCTACCAGGAAACCCCTGCCCTGCCCTTCATCCCCGGCCTCGAAGGCGCGGGCGAGATCCTGGCCGCCGGCCCCGGCGTGGACCTGACCCCGGGCACCCGCGTCGCCGTCCAGGCCCAGGGCACCATGGCCGAGGCCAATCTCTTCGCCGCCGCCGACTGCCACCCGATCCCCGAAGGCATGGGCTATGACGAGGCGGCGGGCTTCCTGATCGCCTATGGCACCAGCCATTTCGCGCTGACCCTGCGCGCCGGCCTGCGCCCGGGCGAGACCCTGGCCGTGCTGGGCGCCGCCGGCGGCGTCGGCCTGACGGCGGTCGAGATCGGCGCCGCGCTCGGCGCCCGCGTCGTCGCCGTGGCGCGGGGCGAGGACAAGCTGGCGGTGGCGCGGGCGGCGGGGGCGGCGGTCTGCATCGACAGCGACACCTGTCCCGACCTGCGCGCCGCGCTGCGCGAACTGGGCGGCGTGGACGTGGTCTACGACCCGGTCGGCGACGCCCCGGGCGCAGCGGCCTTCGGGGCATTGCGCGCAGGCGGCCGCTTCCTGGTCATCGGCTTTGCCGGCGGCAAGCCGCCCGCGCTGCCGCTGAACCACGCGCTGGTCAAGAACATCGCCATCCACGGCTTTTACTGGGGCGGCTACCGCAAGCTGGACCCGGCGCTGCTGCGCCAGGACATCCAGGCGCTGTTCGCGCTTTACGCGCAGGGCAAGCTGCGCCCCCATGTCGGCGCCACCGTGACGCTGGACCGGCTGGCCGAGGGCTATGATCTGCTGGAATCCCGCCGCTCGACCGGCAAGGTGATCGTTAGCACATGA
- a CDS encoding helix-turn-helix domain-containing protein: MKHNVDVHVGKRIRHRRWMIGMTQQQLAEKVGIKFQQIQKYETGMNRVSASRLWDIAQAVDVPISFFFEGLEDGHLHDAVAGDILADKEALQLVRAYYAMPEAQRRQIFELARVLSDAA, encoded by the coding sequence ATGAAGCACAACGTGGATGTCCATGTCGGCAAGCGTATCCGCCACCGCCGTTGGATGATCGGCATGACCCAGCAGCAGTTGGCCGAGAAGGTGGGGATCAAGTTCCAGCAGATCCAGAAATACGAGACCGGCATGAACCGGGTCTCGGCTTCGCGGCTGTGGGACATTGCCCAGGCGGTGGACGTGCCGATCAGCTTCTTCTTCGAGGGACTCGAGGACGGCCATCTGCACGATGCGGTCGCAGGCGACATCCTGGCCGACAAGGAAGCGCTGCAGCTGGTCCGCGCCTATTACGCCATGCCCGAGGCGCAGCGCCGCCAGATCTTCGAGCTGGCGCGGGTGCTGTCCGACGCGGCCTGA
- the hisN gene encoding histidinol-phosphatase — MTSANDQIPVEGAERIMAVAHRLADAARIETLGLFRSPGLHPDNKAAAGFDPVTEADRASERAMRAILAAERPEDAILGEEYGVQNGQSGLTWVLDPIDGTRAFMAGAPSWGVLIGLSDSDGPIYGIVDQPHLDERFEGGLGRARLISRGEERPLATRRGVALAQATLMTTYPEVGSPTEHAAFRRVAERARLVRYGLDCYAYALLAAGHVDLVIEAGLQPYDVAAPIAVVRAAGGVATDWRGGPAHHGGTLIAAGSPELHAEALALLNGD, encoded by the coding sequence ATGACAAGCGCGAACGATCAAATCCCTGTTGAAGGGGCCGAGCGGATCATGGCCGTGGCGCATCGCCTGGCCGACGCGGCCCGCATCGAGACCCTGGGCCTGTTCCGCAGTCCCGGGTTGCACCCCGACAACAAAGCCGCCGCCGGCTTCGACCCGGTGACCGAGGCCGACCGGGCCAGCGAGCGCGCCATGCGCGCGATCCTGGCCGCCGAGCGCCCCGAGGACGCGATCCTGGGCGAGGAATACGGTGTCCAGAACGGACAGAGCGGCCTGACCTGGGTGCTGGACCCGATCGACGGCACCCGCGCCTTCATGGCCGGCGCGCCCAGCTGGGGCGTGCTGATCGGGCTTTCCGATTCCGACGGGCCGATCTACGGCATCGTCGACCAGCCGCATCTGGACGAGCGCTTCGAGGGCGGGCTGGGCCGCGCCCGGCTGATTTCGCGCGGAGAGGAACGGCCGCTGGCCACCCGACGCGGCGTGGCGTTGGCCCAGGCCACGCTGATGACCACCTATCCCGAGGTCGGCAGCCCGACCGAACACGCCGCCTTCCGCCGCGTGGCCGAGCGGGCGCGGCTGGTGCGCTACGGGCTCGACTGCTATGCCTATGCGCTGCTGGCGGCCGGCCATGTCGATCTGGTGATCGAGGCCGGGCTGCAGCCCTATGACGTGGCCGCGCCCATCGCCGTGGTGCGGGCCGCGGGCGGAGTTGCCACCGACTGGCGGGGCGGTCCGGCGCATCACGGCGGCACCCTGATCGCCGCCGGCTCGCCCGAGCTGCACGCCGAGGCGCTGGCGCTTCTGAACGGCGATTGA
- the mgtE gene encoding magnesium transporter: MTEPREAETETPEDDFRLNRQEQEAINRAVDDGDGPALDALLEPMHAADIADLIEQLTPARRREFLHLYSGEIDGEILSEIDESIRDEVVEQLPRDVLAEAVREMDSDDVVDLIEDMTPPEQQEILAALDDSDRAAVERSLTYPEYSAGRLMQSEVVTAPEHWTVGETIDFLRAEEWLPDQFYHVILVDPRRHPTAYVTLGKLLASRRDTPLRDITEDSFRPISVLAEEGDVAYAFNKYHLISAPVVDEDDRLVGVITIDDAMSVLDEEHEEDFLRMARVSDESHVSDGPFQTARQRLPWLVANLFTASLSALVISRFESTLTQLVILAALMPIVASTGGIAGTQSLAVAVRALATRELTSANARRVILRELAAGMLNGLGLAAILFLAGSLILGAPMIGAVLGMAMIANQIVAATGGVLVPLGLSRLGLDPALASGTFVTTMTDMMGFFAFLGLASWILI; the protein is encoded by the coding sequence ATGACCGAGCCCCGCGAAGCCGAGACCGAGACCCCCGAGGACGATTTCCGCCTGAACCGGCAGGAGCAGGAGGCGATCAACAGGGCGGTCGACGACGGCGACGGCCCGGCGCTGGACGCGCTGCTGGAGCCCATGCACGCCGCCGACATCGCCGACCTGATCGAGCAGCTGACCCCCGCCCGGCGGCGCGAGTTCCTGCACCTCTACTCCGGCGAGATCGACGGCGAGATCCTGTCCGAGATCGACGAATCGATCCGCGACGAGGTGGTCGAGCAGCTGCCCCGCGACGTGCTGGCCGAGGCCGTGCGCGAGATGGACAGCGACGATGTCGTCGACCTGATCGAGGACATGACCCCGCCCGAGCAGCAGGAGATCCTGGCGGCGCTGGACGACAGCGACCGGGCCGCGGTAGAACGCTCGCTGACCTATCCGGAATATTCGGCCGGCCGGTTGATGCAATCCGAGGTGGTCACCGCCCCCGAGCATTGGACGGTGGGCGAGACCATCGACTTCCTGCGGGCCGAGGAATGGCTGCCCGACCAGTTCTATCACGTCATCTTGGTCGATCCGCGCCGCCACCCAACCGCCTATGTCACGCTGGGCAAGCTTCTGGCCTCGCGCCGCGACACCCCCTTGCGCGACATCACCGAGGACAGCTTTCGCCCGATCAGCGTGCTGGCCGAGGAAGGCGACGTGGCCTATGCCTTCAACAAGTATCACCTGATCTCGGCGCCGGTGGTGGACGAGGATGACCGGCTGGTCGGCGTCATCACCATCGACGACGCCATGTCCGTGCTGGACGAAGAGCACGAGGAGGACTTCCTGCGCATGGCCCGGGTCTCGGACGAAAGCCACGTCTCGGACGGGCCGTTCCAGACCGCGCGGCAGCGGCTGCCCTGGCTGGTGGCGAACCTGTTCACCGCCTCGCTGTCGGCGCTGGTGATCTCGCGCTTCGAATCGACGCTGACGCAGCTGGTGATCCTGGCGGCGCTGATGCCCATCGTCGCCTCGACCGGGGGCATCGCCGGCACGCAGTCGCTGGCCGTCGCCGTGCGGGCGCTGGCCACGCGCGAGCTGACCAGCGCCAACGCCCGCCGCGTGATCCTGCGCGAACTGGCGGCGGGGATGCTGAACGGGCTGGGGCTGGCGGCGATCCTGTTCCTGGCCGGCAGCCTGATCCTGGGTGCGCCGATGATCGGGGCGGTGCTGGGCATGGCGATGATCGCCAATCAGATCGTCGCCGCGACCGGCGGCGTGCTGGTGCCGCTGGGGCTCAGCCGGCTGGGGCTGGACCCGGCGCTGGCCTCGGGGACTTTCGTGACCACCATGACCGACATGATGGGTTTCTTTGCATTTCTGGGACTTGCCTCATGGATACTGATCTGA
- a CDS encoding 5-formyltetrahydrofolate cyclo-ligase — protein MDTDLKSALRQQALAARAAGGDAAELTRRLIAALAPHRGKVLAGYWPMRDEADPRPAMEAHDGPVCLPVVTGPARPLLFRTADGRLEPGGFGTSHPPADSAELRPEVLIVPLAGFDRTGNRLGYGGGFYDRTLESLRAAGPVLAIGLAYAVQEIRAIPAEPTDQVLDMIVTDREVILPQAENRDA, from the coding sequence ATGGATACTGATCTGAAATCGGCGCTGCGCCAGCAGGCGCTGGCGGCGCGCGCCGCGGGCGGCGATGCCGCGGAACTGACCCGGCGGCTGATCGCGGCCCTTGCCCCCCATCGCGGCAAGGTGCTGGCCGGCTATTGGCCGATGCGCGACGAGGCCGATCCGCGGCCGGCCATGGAGGCGCATGACGGCCCGGTCTGCCTGCCCGTGGTCACCGGCCCGGCGCGGCCGCTGCTGTTCCGCACCGCCGACGGCCGGCTGGAGCCGGGCGGCTTCGGCACCAGCCATCCGCCCGCCGATTCGGCGGAGCTGCGCCCCGAGGTGCTGATCGTGCCGCTGGCCGGCTTCGACCGCACCGGTAACCGGCTGGGCTATGGCGGCGGTTTCTACGACCGGACCCTGGAATCGCTGCGCGCCGCCGGCCCGGTCCTCGCCATCGGCCTGGCCTATGCCGTGCAGGAGATTCGCGCGATTCCCGCCGAGCCGACCGACCAGGTGCTGGATATGATCGTCACGGACCGCGAGGTCATTCTGCCGCAGGCTGAAAATCGCGATGCGTGA